From Nonlabens sp. Ci31, the proteins below share one genomic window:
- a CDS encoding GIY-YIG nuclease family protein codes for MPNRDFHCYYVYILASKKNGTLYIGMTGGIDNRMEQHKLEMFEGFTKKHNVKNLVCLEEFQSEYNTNF; via the coding sequence ATGCCCAATAGAGATTTTCATTGTTACTATGTTTATATTCTCGCTAGTAAGAAGAATGGGACTCTTTATATTGGAATGACTGGAGGAATCGATAATAGAATGGAACAGCACAAACTGGAAATGTTTGAAGGGTTTACTAAGAAGCATAATGTCAAAAATCTAGTCTGCTTAGAAGAGTTTCAGTCAGAATACAATACAAATTTTTGA
- a CDS encoding GIY-YIG nuclease family protein: MPNRDFHCYYVYILASKKNGTLYTGMTGGIDNRMEQHKLEMFEGFTKKHNVKNLVYLEEFQYVDDAMAREKKLKKWRRQWKIDLIEEENPQWRDLTEDWKGFMGNK, translated from the coding sequence ATGCCCAATAGAGATTTTCATTGTTACTATGTTTATATTCTCGCTAGTAAGAAGAATGGGACTCTTTATACTGGAATGACTGGAGGAATTGATAATAGAATGGAACAGCACAAACTGGAAATGTTTGAAGGGTTTACTAAGAAACATAATGTCAAAAATCTAGTCTACTTAGAAGAGTTTCAATATGTGGATGATGCGATGGCAAGGGAAAAGAAATTAAAGAAGTGGCGCAGACAGTGGAAGATTGATTTAATAGAAGAGGAAAATCCACAATGGAGAGATTTGACCGAAGATTGGAAAGGATTTATGGGAAATAAATAA
- a CDS encoding dihydrolipoamide acetyltransferase family protein yields MAKTMDFILPKMGESITEGTILNWLVQEGESFEEGDILVEVGTDKVDNEVPAPAAGTMSKHLYAANDVVDIGTVMAHFEATDGSSASQTSSKAEQQMAPSDTKAPITDTVKQDKKLKISNSSSNSISNSFINKDLFVSPLIDVIARENHMSYEELARIPATGNEGRLRKSDVVNYINEGRPFQFAQAVSNEPDPTAYRIPQLKFDKGTGKIVEMDRMRRMIADRMVYSKHTSPHVTAYVEADLTDLVNWRNKNKVAFQEKYSERLTFTPLFVDAVARAIKEYPHINASVDGKNIIVKENINVGMATALPSGNLIVPVVKNADQKSLQEIAADVNRMANLARENKLGGDDIKGGTFTISNVGTFGSLMGTPIINQPEVAILATGIIKKRAEVMTKDGVDSIEIRSMMMLSLSFDHRVVDGFLGGSFLKQVALNLEQAPTEHY; encoded by the coding sequence ATGGCAAAGACTATGGATTTTATACTCCCAAAAATGGGAGAATCAATTACCGAAGGAACCATCTTAAACTGGCTCGTTCAAGAAGGAGAATCTTTTGAAGAAGGAGATATTTTAGTAGAAGTAGGAACCGATAAAGTAGATAATGAAGTGCCAGCGCCAGCCGCTGGAACCATGTCTAAGCACTTGTACGCTGCAAATGATGTGGTGGATATAGGAACTGTAATGGCTCATTTTGAAGCAACCGATGGTTCTTCAGCTAGTCAAACGAGTTCAAAGGCTGAGCAACAGATGGCACCTAGCGATACTAAAGCACCGATTACTGATACGGTAAAGCAAGATAAGAAGCTCAAGATTTCGAATTCCAGTTCAAATTCGATCTCCAATTCATTCATTAATAAAGATCTTTTCGTCAGTCCATTAATAGATGTCATAGCTCGTGAAAATCATATGTCCTATGAAGAGCTAGCGCGTATTCCAGCAACGGGAAATGAAGGTAGGTTGCGCAAAAGTGACGTGGTGAACTACATCAATGAGGGAAGACCATTCCAGTTTGCACAAGCAGTGAGCAATGAACCAGACCCAACAGCTTATCGGATACCTCAATTAAAATTTGACAAAGGAACTGGTAAGATTGTAGAAATGGACCGCATGCGCAGGATGATTGCTGATCGCATGGTCTACAGCAAGCACACCAGTCCGCACGTGACGGCTTATGTAGAGGCAGATTTAACCGATTTAGTGAACTGGCGTAATAAGAATAAAGTGGCTTTTCAAGAAAAGTACAGCGAGCGATTGACCTTTACACCATTATTTGTAGATGCAGTAGCACGAGCAATTAAGGAATATCCTCATATCAATGCAAGTGTAGATGGAAAAAACATCATCGTTAAAGAAAATATTAATGTAGGAATGGCAACGGCGCTGCCATCTGGAAACTTAATCGTTCCAGTAGTAAAAAACGCCGATCAGAAATCCCTACAAGAAATCGCTGCAGATGTGAATCGAATGGCAAACCTGGCGAGAGAAAACAAACTAGGAGGTGATGATATAAAAGGAGGGACTTTTACAATTTCTAACGTAGGAACTTTTGGCTCTCTTATGGGAACGCCTATTATCAATCAGCCGGAAGTAGCGATTCTTGCCACAGGAATTATCAAAAAACGTGCTGAGGTCATGACTAAAGACGGTGTCGATTCGATAGAAATACGAAGTATGATGATGTTATCCTTATCTTTTGATCACCGAGTAGTGGATGGATTTTTAGGAGGTAGTTTTTTAAAGCAAGTGGCTTTGAATTTGGAGCAAGCGCCGACAGAACATTACTAG
- a CDS encoding T9SS type B sorting domain-containing protein: MKIKLFLISLFLIYTSYSFSQITLSYNDCEILPSTNYGCSYTTVRYAKDYAMSDFGISASEEFIIESIDFAVDYSNFGSNYTISIYPIDQNFPSSFNISSPPAPLGVSPVTAFPILNSITFPPVNINTIFTTPVVVPSGTERILIVITKGAFFGSGIIFFAATAIDTGTNWYYGCTPFGTVFTVNNFQNTNTINANGSNPGSEYNWFMKVNGSINDTAKPFTLNFNSECGLNKTFNLNNVTNIQSVVWNFNDPNSGANNTSIIQSPVHTFSNPGIYNLIATITRTDGTVYNLNETVEVYDAPIANSIANLYACENPGNLGFSNNFDTSNLINSVAGSQTNVIVSFFRQNGEALPNPLPITINNIIANSEIITARIAYSSDLCCYSETTFEIITNAAPNVNSIPDIVACESASNSGFSLFNLREVESTVQNTIQSPSYQFYDRNGNLIANTDLTSFQNINPMIDYVTVRITDGNSNCYSEFFVDLLVEASPTLPALPILTSCDDDNNGISNLFDISQVEQTLSNNRTDLNFTYFDASGNDITSSFTTPFTNTTPFNQTVTIEVTDINTSCLSATDLFLETISQPIINTPNNLYSCDTGNGYAAFNLSQVSTDILNGQNNLTIAYYDENDNLINPVSLSNYQNTTAYRQTITAVVSFTSNSSCNSSIMFDIITEDLPDIDLDTSYLICGTEPYIDITVNTGFDNYIWTQLENGLIISNNSTVQLIDNGDYSVEVFRRNNGIICSNIFYSTLNRSQLPTITTVNSGLLGDNFVEIIAAGDGDFEYSINGINYQESNYFENLLGGTYQVFVRDINGCGEDSELINIIDYPKFFTPNADGYNDNWQISGIKSNNNAKIYIYDRYGKLLKQISGNGIGWDGTFNSTPLPSDTYWFNVELSHAVSFNGYFALKR, translated from the coding sequence ATGAAAATAAAGCTCTTTTTAATTAGTCTCTTTTTGATATATACCAGCTATTCTTTTTCTCAGATTACATTAAGTTATAATGATTGTGAAATCTTACCATCGACAAATTATGGTTGTTCGTACACAACCGTAAGATATGCGAAAGATTATGCAATGTCTGATTTTGGGATAAGCGCTAGTGAAGAATTCATAATAGAAAGTATAGACTTTGCCGTGGACTATTCCAACTTTGGATCTAATTATACGATAAGTATTTATCCTATTGATCAGAACTTTCCTTCTTCATTCAATATTTCTTCACCACCTGCACCATTAGGAGTTAGTCCAGTAACCGCCTTTCCCATTTTAAATTCTATAACTTTTCCACCGGTTAATATTAATACAATATTCACTACACCAGTAGTTGTACCAAGCGGAACAGAAAGGATTTTAATAGTTATTACAAAAGGAGCATTCTTTGGATCTGGGATCATATTTTTTGCGGCAACAGCAATAGACACTGGAACTAATTGGTATTATGGATGTACTCCTTTTGGAACAGTATTTACCGTTAACAATTTTCAAAATACGAATACGATAAATGCTAACGGCTCAAATCCAGGCTCAGAATACAACTGGTTCATGAAAGTCAACGGTTCAATTAACGATACAGCCAAACCATTTACGTTAAATTTTAATTCTGAATGCGGTCTCAACAAGACTTTTAATTTAAATAATGTGACCAATATCCAATCAGTCGTTTGGAATTTTAACGATCCTAATTCTGGCGCCAATAATACATCTATTATTCAATCTCCTGTCCATACATTTTCAAATCCAGGTATTTACAATCTAATTGCTACGATAACAAGGACAGATGGTACGGTTTACAACCTAAATGAAACAGTAGAAGTTTATGACGCTCCAATAGCAAATTCTATTGCTAACCTGTATGCTTGCGAAAACCCAGGAAATCTCGGCTTTTCAAATAACTTTGACACTAGTAACCTTATAAATTCTGTCGCAGGATCGCAAACCAATGTCATCGTTTCTTTTTTTAGGCAAAATGGAGAGGCTCTTCCTAATCCTTTGCCCATTACTATTAATAATATCATAGCTAATTCTGAAATTATAACTGCTAGAATCGCTTATTCTAGCGATTTATGTTGCTATAGTGAAACTACTTTTGAGATCATAACTAATGCTGCACCTAATGTAAACTCAATTCCCGACATTGTCGCCTGTGAATCAGCTTCTAATAGTGGTTTTAGTCTATTTAACCTTAGGGAAGTAGAAAGTACTGTTCAAAACACAATTCAGTCTCCATCTTATCAATTTTATGATAGGAATGGAAATTTAATTGCAAATACAGATTTAACAAGCTTTCAAAATATAAACCCTATGATAGACTATGTTACCGTTAGAATTACGGATGGAAATTCTAACTGTTATTCAGAGTTTTTTGTTGATTTATTAGTTGAAGCTTCACCTACTCTTCCTGCTTTACCAATTTTAACAAGCTGTGATGATGATAATAATGGTATTTCTAATTTATTTGATATATCGCAAGTTGAACAAACACTATCAAATAACAGAACCGATTTGAACTTTACTTACTTTGACGCAAGTGGAAATGATATAACTTCAAGCTTTACAACTCCGTTTACAAATACAACACCTTTTAATCAGACGGTTACCATAGAAGTGACTGACATAAATACTTCTTGTCTATCTGCTACCGATTTATTCTTAGAAACTATAAGTCAACCTATTATTAACACACCTAACAATTTATATTCTTGTGATACTGGTAATGGGTATGCTGCTTTTAATTTATCCCAAGTTTCTACCGATATTCTAAATGGTCAAAACAACTTAACTATTGCGTATTATGATGAAAATGACAATTTGATAAATCCAGTCTCTTTATCTAATTATCAAAACACCACTGCCTATAGACAAACTATTACAGCTGTTGTAAGTTTCACATCAAATAGCTCGTGTAACTCGTCCATAATGTTTGATATAATTACTGAAGACCTACCTGATATAGATCTAGATACTTCTTACTTAATTTGTGGAACAGAACCCTACATTGATATTACAGTAAATACCGGTTTTGATAATTATATCTGGACTCAATTAGAAAATGGACTAATTATTTCTAATAACTCCACTGTTCAATTGATTGACAATGGCGATTATAGTGTGGAAGTGTTTAGAAGGAATAATGGCATCATTTGTTCTAACATATTTTACTCCACATTAAATAGATCTCAATTACCAACTATCACAACTGTAAATTCGGGATTATTAGGTGATAACTTTGTAGAAATAATTGCTGCTGGAGATGGTGATTTTGAATATTCAATAAATGGAATTAACTATCAAGAAAGTAATTATTTTGAAAACTTACTAGGTGGGACTTATCAAGTTTTTGTTAGAGATATAAATGGTTGTGGAGAAGATAGTGAGCTGATAAATATTATTGATTACCCTAAGTTTTTTACGCCTAATGCAGACGGTTATAATGACAACTGGCAAATAAGCGGAATAAAATCCAATAATAATGCTAAAATTTATATTTACGATAGATATGGAAAGCTCTTAAAACAAATTTCTGGAAACGGAATAGGTTGGGATGGTACTTTTAATTCTACTCCATTACCTTCTGATACATACTGGTTTAATGTAGAGTTATCTCATGCTGTTAGTTTCAATGGTTATTTTGCATTAAAACGTTAA
- a CDS encoding transferase hexapeptide repeat family protein, whose amino-acid sequence MSIYSFKSHIPVIHESSFVHPQATVIGNVIIGKNCYVGPSAVIRGDWGEIILEDGVNVQENCTVHMFPGKSITLKEGAHVGHGAIIHGANLGRNCMIGMNSVIMDAATIGDECIVGAMSFVKAEAIFESRSVIVGNPAKKIKEVSDQMIAWKTAGTKLYQQLPADCHETMTEVQPLREIPENRPVQEDFYKTLQEMKNK is encoded by the coding sequence ATGTCCATCTACTCTTTCAAATCCCACATCCCCGTAATTCACGAATCTAGTTTCGTCCATCCACAAGCCACCGTAATCGGTAATGTGATTATAGGTAAGAATTGTTATGTGGGTCCTAGTGCGGTGATACGAGGTGATTGGGGCGAGATTATCTTGGAAGATGGAGTAAATGTGCAAGAGAATTGTACCGTACACATGTTTCCCGGTAAAAGCATTACCCTTAAAGAAGGTGCTCATGTAGGACATGGTGCGATTATTCACGGTGCCAACTTGGGTCGCAATTGCATGATAGGTATGAACAGTGTGATTATGGACGCCGCAACTATCGGTGACGAATGCATCGTAGGTGCTATGTCATTTGTAAAAGCTGAAGCCATTTTTGAATCCCGATCAGTTATCGTAGGGAATCCTGCCAAAAAAATTAAAGAAGTTTCAGATCAAATGATCGCATGGAAAACAGCCGGTACAAAACTATACCAGCAACTTCCTGCCGATTGTCACGAGACGATGACAGAGGTACAACCACTCAGAGAAATCCCTGAAAACCGTCCTGTGCAGGAAGATTTTTATAAAACTTTGCAAGAGATGAAGAATAAATAA
- a CDS encoding S8 family peptidase yields MADQSPLRHIKIEGYSQTDEFVSPRGGGKQPPIRVRERGIHGSKIQEHLNNIKLEFETLKDVELPNGIIRDDAIYVEFISEFDFKPAFDSFHSDAKTSKYELLNIKEELIDGKVRFRINVMLTEGGISHFLSRVNDYISSETETPKHNRLISNLESIQIATLKAFWTEPNENPFPDEEEVVWWEVWFRKKLDIDHTSEYGKIIFQLGLVNAEIADKELVFPEHYIKLIKASPRQLSESIYLLDNLAELRKPKETADFFTTFNISEKEDAFNELQSRIENKTNEDSLAICILDAGVQRQHPLLKDFIAENSLFSYKRDDWGTHDSGSGIIGGHGTGMAGLALYGDLTTAMASTNNIQIYHQLESVKFINKPDPHDPEFYGAVTIEAVNSPIVSAPFRPRIYCMAVTDKDQAFYGRPSSWSSAIDKITFGNEDENLEKQLFFISGGNIFLENPDDFLNKNFYESVHDPAQAFNAITVGAYTEMDTFDFEEFPDSKLLAEKGGMSPSNSTSVIWENDWAIKPDLVMEGGNLINQRGDIVAPHSLQLLTTHKDYRTTLLQTFSDTSAATALAARFAAQLKAEYPDLWPESIRALMIHSADWTQAMLGGKNIKSVESFNKQEKRNLLRSFGYGVPNLKKALYSAQNSLTLIAEKEITPYRKEGNIKFNDIHLFELPWPTEILQETLGETDVKLNITISYFIEPNPGSRKYSNKFSYQSHGLRFNVIKPGEDNETFQKRVNKNTREEGEVGFSGEDWIIKEQYRNKGSIHRDFWIGSGADLATRNCIAVYPVSGWYRMRKKLEKYDSTIRYSLIVTIEAPEVEVDIYTPIRTLIPIEV; encoded by the coding sequence ATGGCTGATCAAAGTCCTCTTAGACACATAAAAATCGAAGGCTATTCTCAAACAGACGAATTTGTAAGTCCAAGAGGTGGTGGTAAGCAACCTCCTATTAGAGTTCGAGAAAGAGGTATTCACGGAAGTAAAATTCAGGAACATTTAAATAACATCAAACTCGAATTTGAGACATTAAAGGATGTTGAACTTCCAAATGGAATAATTAGAGATGATGCTATCTATGTTGAATTCATCTCTGAATTTGACTTTAAACCTGCATTTGATAGTTTTCATAGTGATGCAAAAACTTCTAAGTACGAACTCTTAAATATAAAAGAAGAACTAATTGATGGAAAGGTTAGGTTTAGAATTAATGTAATGCTTACTGAAGGAGGGATTAGTCACTTTCTTAGTAGAGTCAATGATTACATTTCTTCAGAAACTGAAACTCCAAAACATAACAGATTAATCAGTAATCTTGAATCTATCCAAATTGCAACACTAAAAGCCTTTTGGACAGAGCCTAATGAAAATCCGTTTCCAGATGAAGAAGAAGTTGTTTGGTGGGAAGTTTGGTTTAGAAAGAAATTAGATATAGATCATACATCGGAATATGGTAAAATTATTTTTCAATTAGGTTTAGTAAATGCAGAAATTGCTGATAAGGAATTAGTTTTTCCTGAACACTACATAAAATTAATAAAAGCTTCTCCACGTCAACTTTCAGAGTCAATCTATTTATTAGATAATCTAGCAGAGCTAAGAAAGCCTAAAGAAACTGCTGATTTTTTCACCACTTTTAATATCTCAGAAAAGGAAGATGCATTTAATGAATTACAAAGCCGAATCGAGAATAAAACAAATGAAGATAGCTTAGCTATTTGTATCTTGGATGCAGGAGTACAAAGACAACATCCGTTATTAAAAGATTTTATAGCTGAAAATAGCTTATTCAGTTATAAACGAGATGATTGGGGTACTCATGATAGCGGAAGTGGTATAATTGGTGGTCATGGAACTGGAATGGCTGGACTAGCATTATACGGAGACCTTACCACAGCAATGGCTTCAACAAACAATATTCAAATTTATCATCAATTAGAATCCGTTAAGTTTATCAATAAACCAGACCCACATGACCCTGAATTCTATGGAGCAGTAACAATTGAAGCAGTAAACTCACCTATTGTTTCAGCTCCCTTTCGTCCTAGGATTTATTGCATGGCAGTTACTGATAAGGATCAAGCATTCTATGGTAGACCTTCTTCTTGGTCTTCTGCTATTGACAAAATAACATTCGGCAATGAAGATGAAAATTTAGAAAAACAGTTATTCTTTATTTCGGGAGGAAATATTTTTCTAGAAAATCCAGATGATTTTCTAAATAAAAACTTTTACGAATCGGTTCATGACCCTGCTCAAGCATTTAATGCTATTACTGTAGGTGCTTATACAGAAATGGACACTTTTGATTTTGAAGAATTTCCAGATTCGAAACTATTAGCTGAAAAGGGAGGAATGTCTCCTTCTAATTCTACTTCTGTAATTTGGGAAAATGATTGGGCTATTAAGCCTGATTTAGTAATGGAGGGGGGAAATTTGATTAATCAAAGAGGTGATATTGTTGCACCACATTCATTACAACTCTTGACTACTCACAAGGATTATCGTACTACATTATTACAGACCTTTAGTGATACAAGTGCTGCTACTGCTTTGGCTGCTCGTTTTGCAGCGCAATTGAAAGCTGAATACCCAGACTTATGGCCGGAATCAATTAGAGCATTAATGATACATTCTGCCGATTGGACACAAGCCATGTTAGGAGGAAAAAATATAAAAAGTGTAGAATCATTTAATAAGCAAGAAAAAAGAAATTTACTAAGGTCTTTCGGATATGGTGTTCCAAACTTAAAAAAAGCCTTGTACAGTGCGCAAAATTCTCTTACTCTAATTGCAGAAAAGGAAATAACCCCATATAGAAAGGAAGGAAATATCAAGTTTAATGACATTCATTTATTTGAACTTCCATGGCCGACTGAAATTCTTCAAGAAACTTTAGGTGAAACAGATGTGAAATTAAATATCACAATATCCTATTTTATTGAACCAAATCCTGGTAGTAGAAAATATAGTAATAAGTTTAGTTACCAATCACATGGATTACGATTTAATGTAATCAAACCTGGAGAAGATAATGAGACGTTCCAAAAAAGAGTAAATAAAAATACTCGTGAAGAGGGAGAAGTTGGTTTTTCAGGGGAAGATTGGATAATTAAAGAGCAATATCGTAATAAAGGATCCATTCACCGTGATTTTTGGATTGGTTCTGGAGCAGACCTTGCAACAAGAAACTGTATCGCAGTTTATCCAGTTTCTGGTTGGTATAGAATGAGAAAGAAACTTGAGAAATATGATTCTACGATTAGATATAGCCTAATCGTTACAATTGAAGCTCCTGAAGTTGAGGTAGATATTTATACTCCTATTAGGACATTAATTCCAATTGAAGTATAA
- a CDS encoding AAA family ATPase has protein sequence MAAAEQIKSLIKSFGDGDESRFFATAMQIAASEARKGHTTFAQELKNLIERAKKGRSNSFLDGAKTISISKPKRELNELIEVFQPKIKLNDMVLDKQVRESLDRVVEEQRKIELLRQHNLTPKRKLLLTGIPGCGKTMTAQALAGELGLTVFIIRLDGLMSKFMGESIAKLRMIFDAMEDHRGVYLFDEFDSIGAQRDQGQDVGEIKRVLNSFLINIEKDQSNSIVIAATNLPESLDKALFRRFDDIIRYPLPEMGEIKKVLKKNLSGFSLSTRTSLDKIAKEAIGLSYSDIVRACEDAIKEMIIMGGSKVPVSSLLTSLEKRKQ, from the coding sequence ATGGCAGCAGCAGAACAAATAAAAAGTTTAATCAAATCTTTTGGGGATGGAGATGAGTCTCGATTCTTCGCTACTGCTATGCAAATTGCAGCTTCTGAAGCAAGAAAGGGACATACTACTTTTGCTCAAGAGCTTAAAAATTTAATTGAACGAGCGAAAAAGGGTCGTTCAAATTCATTTTTAGATGGTGCTAAAACCATTTCAATATCTAAACCAAAAAGAGAATTAAATGAACTTATTGAGGTATTTCAACCTAAGATCAAGCTCAATGATATGGTTTTAGATAAACAGGTTAGAGAATCTTTAGATCGTGTTGTTGAAGAACAAAGAAAAATAGAGCTTTTACGACAACATAATCTGACTCCAAAAAGGAAACTATTGTTGACAGGAATACCTGGTTGTGGAAAGACAATGACAGCTCAAGCTTTAGCGGGAGAATTAGGTCTTACTGTTTTTATAATTCGACTGGACGGTCTTATGTCTAAGTTTATGGGAGAATCCATTGCAAAATTGAGAATGATATTTGATGCAATGGAAGATCATAGAGGAGTTTATTTGTTTGACGAATTCGACTCCATTGGTGCACAACGAGATCAAGGCCAAGATGTAGGAGAAATAAAGAGAGTTCTAAATAGCTTTCTAATCAATATTGAAAAAGATCAATCTAATAGCATTGTAATTGCTGCAACTAATTTACCTGAATCACTAGACAAAGCACTATTCAGGAGGTTTGATGATATTATCCGTTATCCATTACCAGAAATGGGAGAGATTAAAAAAGTTCTAAAAAAGAATCTATCTGGATTCTCATTATCAACACGAACATCCCTAGATAAAATTGCAAAAGAAGCCATTGGGCTAAGTTACTCAGATATTGTTAGAGCTTGTGAAGATGCTATAAAGGAGATGATAATTATGGGTGGAAGTAAAGTTCCCGTATCATCCCTTCTCACTTCGCTCGAAAAGCGAAAACAATAA
- a CDS encoding enoyl-CoA hydratase/isomerase family protein: MSDPYVKSNIENAITTIEFFHPAHNSLPGNILAQLAQAITDAGTDDATKVIILKSGGSRTFCAGASFKELIAIDDEKTGEVFFSGFANVINAMRKCPKFILGRVQGKTVGGGVGVASATDYCFATQFASIKLSELNIGIGPFVVGPAVERKLGLTGMSQIAINANEFYSPEWAKNNGLYAEVYDSTEEMDVGIQAFAENLCTYNPDAMAEMKKMFWTGCENWDQLLFERAKISGRLVLSEFTKETLKRFA; this comes from the coding sequence ATGAGCGATCCCTACGTAAAATCAAATATAGAAAACGCAATAACAACCATAGAATTCTTCCATCCAGCGCACAACTCGTTGCCTGGAAATATTCTGGCACAACTTGCACAAGCCATAACTGATGCAGGTACTGATGATGCTACAAAAGTGATCATATTAAAATCTGGTGGATCACGTACTTTTTGTGCAGGAGCAAGTTTTAAAGAATTGATAGCTATTGATGATGAAAAAACTGGCGAGGTATTCTTTTCAGGTTTTGCCAACGTGATCAATGCGATGCGCAAGTGCCCTAAATTCATTCTAGGTCGTGTCCAAGGAAAAACCGTTGGAGGAGGAGTAGGAGTTGCCAGTGCGACAGATTATTGTTTTGCCACTCAATTTGCCAGTATCAAACTCAGCGAGCTCAACATAGGAATAGGTCCATTTGTAGTCGGTCCAGCGGTAGAACGCAAACTAGGATTGACGGGAATGAGCCAGATTGCTATCAATGCAAACGAGTTTTACTCCCCAGAATGGGCTAAGAACAACGGTCTTTATGCAGAGGTTTATGATTCTACAGAAGAAATGGATGTAGGAATTCAAGCCTTTGCTGAAAATTTATGTACCTATAATCCAGATGCTATGGCAGAGATGAAAAAGATGTTTTGGACCGGTTGTGAAAACTGGGATCAATTACTTTTTGAAAGAGCTAAGATCTCAGGGAGATTAGTGTTGAGTGAATTTACTAAAGAGACGTTAAAGCGCTTCGCTTAG
- a CDS encoding GIY-YIG nuclease family protein, with product MKIMYTYIMAHIENKLFYLGVTNDIKQRTFDHKNTTFETHVGKFNIKQFFWFEKQENPAEAINREKLIKKWKREYKLNLIESRNPDRIDLAADWYYEDYVTSKERF from the coding sequence ATGAAAATAATGTATACCTATATCATGGCTCATATTGAAAACAAGCTATTTTACTTAGGTGTCACAAACGATATAAAGCAGCGTACTTTTGACCATAAAAACACGACTTTTGAAACTCATGTTGGAAAGTTTAACATCAAACAATTCTTTTGGTTTGAAAAACAGGAGAATCCAGCAGAAGCAATCAATAGAGAAAAGCTGATTAAAAAATGGAAAAGAGAATATAAATTAAATCTGATTGAAAGTAGGAATCCAGATCGGATTGACCTTGCAGCAGACTGGTATTATGAAGATTACGTTACGAGTAAAGAGAGATTTTAA